GACAATCTGACTAGACTTGGATTTTATCCAGACAGTACGGTCAGGATCACAGGAAACTGGAAGTATGACGACATGGGATCGTTTTTGAAATCCGTTGATTTAAATATATTCAAGAAACATTTTAACATCCCGCCAGACAGGCGTGTCGTTCTCATTTTGACGGCAATGTACGATACATTAGCATATATTAATGAATGTTTAAAGGCTCTCTTGCAACGCTCTGACGTTACGCCCCTGATCAAACTGCACCCCAGTGAGGAGTCCCTGGAGTTGTCAGACCTGTTGTCCAAGGCAAACCTGCCATCGACGACCCTTGTGAACGGTTCGTTGCCCGAACTGCTGGCGATATCAGATCTGGTGATCACCCAATTATCCACGACTATCACGGAAACCGTGATTGTTGGACGGCCATTGTTGATCGTGGACTTCATGCAGCAGGCCGGCTGGGAGCAATACACATCCATTCCAGAACTGCCTGTGGTAACCGAAGTGGACCAACTCGGTCCGGCCATCAACAGGAGTCTGGATGATCCCGAATTCCAGGCGCCTCTGGTTCGTGCCCGGGAGAGATTGATCAGCCAGTGGTTCTACAAGCTGGATGGTCTGGCTGCTACGCGGGTGGTCGAGGTGCTGGAGGAGTTGTATGCGGGCAGCAGGGCAGGGAGGGGCGATCCTGCGGGGCGACCCTGACGCTAATCCAGATCACGATGAATGCGAGGCAGTAAACGGTGGAGCGACGAAGGTTTCCTGGGTCTGCTCGTAGGTTCCGATATCCTGCAAGACTGCCTTGGCTTCACCGCCGAGCGTAATGATCACGGGGTCGGCGCCCTCGGACAGGCCGCGAATGACCTCGGAGGCGTGGGCCTTCAGGTAACCGATGGGTTTGACCTGTGCAGATAATTTCATGGTTGAACCTCCTCTCCGGCCAGAATAAGGCCTTTCTCAAGCCCGATCAAGTGCAAAGACGGGGAGTTCCGCTGCTTGTTACCCATGTCGTGATGCGTCGACTCCATCTTCAATCCAACCAGATTGCCGCTGAAAGTCGTGCAGCAACTCCCAACGGCGGAGAAAAAAGGGTACCCTCCCTCCTCTATGTAATTTGGGTTGGTCAAAGGTGGGTAGCACCGCAAAAAGCAGGTCGGATAGCGGGCCAGGGAAAGGGTCATCCAGCCGCCTTTCTCAGCAACGCCACCGCCATGGCCGCCATTCCTTCGTTGCGTCCGACGAAGCCCATTTTTTCGGTGGTGGTGGCCTTGATGTTGACCTGGGACGCCTCGACATGCAAAAGCCCGGCGATGCGGGATTGCATGCGCGGCATATGGGGAGCCAGTTTGGGTTTTTGACAAAGGATGGTGGTGTCCAGATTGACCACCTGCCAGCCAAGTTGCGCCAACTGGACCATCACCTGTTCCACGAGGCGGGCGCTGTCGATACCCTTGTAGGCTGGATCGGTGTCGGGGAAATGGTGACCGATGTCACCCAGTCCAGCCGCGCCCAGGAGGGCATCGCAGATGGCATGCAACAAGACATCGGCGTCGGAGTGCCCCAACAAACCCTGGGTGTGGGGTATGTGAACCCCACCAAGC
This sequence is a window from Magnetococcales bacterium. Protein-coding genes within it:
- a CDS encoding type II toxin-antitoxin system Phd/YefM family antitoxin; its protein translation is MKLSAQVKPIGYLKAHASEVIRGLSEGADPVIITLGGEAKAVLQDIGTYEQTQETFVAPPFTASHSS
- a CDS encoding 2-C-methyl-D-erythritol 2,4-cyclodiphosphate synthase gives rise to the protein MRIGQGFDVHAWVEGRPLMLGGVHIPHTQGLLGHSDADVLLHAICDALLGAAGLGDIGHHFPDTDPAYKGIDSARLVEQVMVQLAQLGWQVVNLDTTILCQKPKLAPHMPRMQSRIAGLLHVEASQVNIKATTTEKMGFVGRNEGMAAMAVALLRKAAG